In the genome of Poecilia reticulata strain Guanapo linkage group LG16, Guppy_female_1.0+MT, whole genome shotgun sequence, one region contains:
- the LOC103478065 gene encoding zinc finger and BTB domain-containing protein 38, which translates to MDSQLASVLTSGSLEVQNGSQCAEAPGPVTEVALDPKDKKIPPSTKPGNLKTCSVRAAVTIISRDAQSVNGEQAEVGGTSEPVSQETSKIAGIRQPIRVKSGVPVLGKQPIRIRIVVPPQCKRPITKCAISQTKDCAGSHLRGAALVSAGGLITENSSGQIHISAVGNKEEFTEDAPETEGKVKITHMKGSETDLVSNTVRFKLLSHHWIKQEPTETETEQNIPPTVQEVDCRSLRMFREVEEQTEPLDLSLPKKRERTCGRFLEDLSCEGPLIMEVDEFEGDGDRDMVEEDSDEGSEDFSTSVPTSLSSEDCDNENLLLIDDQGIPYTLSPEGLKVPQIDASVLGKRQSDQVQVDEEEEDGSSDLAGSSFSQTLETALNAPSASDQPPQGSDQTQLMTNSDAPAAAELNVKAAQEANLAVLPSLSSQTIQILTSPSASTPLLLLSSSPSPQLSSLPLSVTSPGVSTPILLLLSSVPATSTDSTSTSTPIAVLDPSTGQLSQVTTASAQVSLPLPSGQVSALGSALPTFPNPIIRLDAGSSPLILSGVNSVTSGPVLASFAVPTPAVGLQDDHLIQTQICYSQSNPGTEAISAEEVTSENKPSTFGAPPAQSESPTRDPSASETEARSPASESKFDSSDLHSEHLPLDDHLYFSSSTAPPPQSPSPPIGPLLPSGKLDSLDALDALEPLSPAESPTNLGSRRVLCCQLCPRIFFYLSDLERHAITHSQKKPHVCQQCGKAFKRSSHLQRHKHIHTGQRNFVCPICSKRFREAGELQRHQRVHTGEKPYQCQLCHTRFAERNTLRRHTKRKHPYHQVAVEMLNERKDRGDGAGGAGGGGRQEEEESAEWYSSAVSTLDNSESEEDAAN; encoded by the exons atggattctcagttgGCCTCAGTCCTGACAAGTGGCAGCCTGGAAGTCCAAAATGGCAGCCAGTGTGCAGAGGCACCGGGGCCCGTGACAGAGGTCGCTTTGGACCCAAAGGATAAAAAAATCCCACCCAGCACCAAACCGGGTAACCTCAAGACCTGCTCCGTCAGAGCTGCGGTGACCATCATCAGCAGAGATGCTCAATCAGTCAACGGGGAACAGGCAGAAGTGGGCGGGACATCGGAGCCGGTCTCTCAGGAAACCAGTAAGATTGCTGGGATCAGGCAGCCAATTAGAGTGAAGTCTGGGGTGCCTGTCCTGGGGAAGCAACCAATAAGGATCAGAATTGTTGTCCCGCCGCAGTGCAAGAGGCCAATCACGAAATGTGCCATCAGCCAGACCAAAGACTGTGCTGGGTCGCATTTGAGGGGAGCTGCTTTGGTTTCTGCTGGAGGACTAATCACAGAGAACAGCAGCGGTCAAATCCACATATCAGCTGTTGGGAATAAAGAAGAGTTCACTGAAGATGCCCCAGAGACAGAGGGAAaagttaaaatcacacacatgaaaGGGTCAGAGACTGACCTCGTCTCAAACACTGTTAGATTTAAACTATTGAGCCATCACTGGATTAAACAGGAACCTACAGAGACAGAAACGGAGCAAAATATTCCTCCAACTGTGCAAGAAGTGGACTGCAGGTCTTTGAGGATGTtcagggaggtggaggagcagACGGAGCCGCTGGACCTCAGTCTGCCCAAGAAAAGAGAGAGGACCTGCGGGCGCTTCTTGGAGGACCTGAGCTGCGAGGGGCCCCTGATCATGGAGGTGGATGAGTTCGAGGGAGACGGAGACAGAGACATGGTGGAGGAAGACAGCGATGAAGGCTCTGAGGACTTTTCTACTTCTGTCCCCACGTCTCTGTCTTCAGAGGACTGTGACAATGAAAACCTCCTCCTCATCGACGACCAGGGAATCCCATATACGCTCAGTCCGGAGGGACTCAAAGTGCCGCAAATCGACGCTTCCGTGTTGGGGAAGCGTCAGTCGGATCAGGTTCAGGtggatgaagaagaagaagacgggTCATCAGATTTGGCAGGTTCAAGCTTTAGCCAAACTTTAGAGACTGCACTAAATGCACCTTCTGCCAGTGATCAGCCACCACAAGGCAGTGATCAGACACAACTGATGACAAACTCTGAcgctccagctgctgcagagttGAATGTTAAAGCTGCTCAGGAGGCTAATCTAGCCGTGCTCCCCTCACTGTCCAGCCAAACCATCCAGATCCTGACCAGCCCTTCAGCCAGCACCCCTCTCCTGCTGCTGTCTTCCTCCCCGTCGCCTCAGCTCTCTTCGCTTCCCCTCTCAGTGACCTCACCAGGTGTTTCCACGCCCATTTtgctcctcctctcctctgtccCTGCCACATCTACTGATTCCACCTCTACCTCCACCCCCATCGCTGTCCTCGACCCCTCCACCGGTCAGCTGTCCCAGGTTACCACAGCCTCGGCTCAAGTGTCCCTTCCTTTGCCTTCAGGTCAGGTCAGCGCGCTCGGATCGGCTCTTCCCACCTTTCCTAACCCCATAATCAGACTGGACGCCGGCAGCTCCCCCCTCATCCTGTCAGGTGTTAACAGCGTGACCTCTGGCCCCGTCCTCGCCTCCTTCGCTGTCCCCACGCCCGCCGTGGGTCTGCAGGACGACCATCTTATCCAAACTCAGATCTGCTACTCTCAATCAAACCCAGGAACTGAAGCCATATCTGCTGAAGAAGTCACCAGTGAAAACAAGCCATCGACTTTTGGAGCCCCCCCTGCACAGTCGGAGTCCCCGACACGCGACCCCTCCGCTTCGGAGACGGAGGCCCGGTCTCCGGCCTCTGAATCCAAGTTTGACTCTTCAGATCTCCACTCAGAGCATCTTCCTCTGGACGACCACCTCTACTTCTCCAGCAGCACGGCTCCTCCCCCTCAATCTCCTTCCCCTCCCATCGGACCCCTCCTCCCGTCGGGCAAACTCGACTCCCTCGACGCCCTCGACGCCCTCGAGCCCCTCTCTCCGGCAGAGTCTCCCACCAACCTGGGCTCTCGCAGGGTGCTGTGCTGCCAACTCTGCCCACGGATCTTCTTCTACCTCTCCGACCTGGAGCGGCACGCCATCACACACTCTCAGAAGAAGCCTCATGTCTGCCAACAGTGCGGCAAAGCCTTCAAGCGCTCCAGCCATCTGCAG AGACACAAGCACATCCACACGGGCCAGAGGAACTTCGTGTGCCCCATCTGCTCCAAGCGTTTCAGGGAGGCCGGTGAGCTGCAGCGCCACCAGCGGGTGCACACCGGAGAGAAGCCCTACCAGTGCCAGCTTTGCCACACTCGCTTCGCGGAGCGCAACACCCTGCGGCGGCACACCAAACGCAAGCACCCTTACCACCAGGTGGCGGTGGAAATGCTGAACGAGAGAAAAGACAGAGGAGACGGAGCGGGAGGCGCTGGCGGAGGAgggaggcaggaggaggaggagagtgcGGAGTGGTACAGCTCCGCCGTGTCCACCCTGGATAACTCTGAGTCCGAGGAGGACGCTGCAAACTGA